TGGGGCCGTGCGCTTTGCCCCCTCCATTCTCACGGCGGACCTAAGCAGGCTGAAGGAGGCCATTGAGGAGGCGGAAGCGGCCGGGGTGGACTGGATCCACTTGGACGTGATGGACGGGATCTTTGTCCCCAACCTCACCTTCGGCCCCATCCTGGTGGAGGCGGTGCGCCGGGTGACGGCCTTGCCCTTGGACGTCCACCTCATGATCGTGAACCCGGAGCGCTACCTGGAGGACTTCGCCCAGGCGGGGGCGGACATCATCACCGTCCACTTTGAGGCCACGCCCCACGCCCACCGGGCGGTGCAGCGGGTGAAGGAGCTGGGGAAGAAGGCGGGGCTGGCCATCAACCCCGCCACCCCTTTGGCTGCCTTTGAAGCCCTTCTGCCTGAGCTGGACCTGGCCCTCCTCATGAGCGTGAACCCAGGGTTTGGCGGGCAGAGGTACATCCCCCAGTCCACCGAGCGGCTTAGGCGGCTGAAGGCCATGCGGGATGCCCTTAACCCGGGCTGCCTCCTGGAAGTGGACGGGGGGATAAACCGGAGCACGGTGGGCGAGGTCTACCTGGCGGGTGCGGACGTGGCGGTGGCGGGAAGCGCCCTTTTCAACGACAGGCCGGTCGGGGAGAATTTGAGGGAGTTAAAGGCGGCGCTGTATGCCTTCGGCGGCGGATAGGTGGGGTCTGGGACAAGGCTCGGCAGGAGGTTGCGCCATCGTCCTCTAACCCCGGCCGTAGAATGCTTTACCCCGCCCTCAGGGCGGGGCCCTTTGGTCGGGGAGGCCGGATTTGAACCGACGACCACACGCACCCCAAGCGTGTGCGCTACCAGGCTGCGCTACTCCCCGGCGCGCAGAGGTCAGTCTAGCCTCCCGCCCGCCCTTCGTCAAGTAGACTTGGGGGCATGGAGATCCGCGACCTGAAGAAGCTAGCCCGCTTCTCCGAGGAGAAGCTTTTGAAGATCCCCGTCTTTGACTCGGAACGGATGTTCTTTGATCTCTACGCCCTTCTTCCAGGGCAAGCGCAGAAGGCGCACGCCCACAGGGGCTCGGACAAGGTGTACTGCGTCCTCGAGGGGGAGGTGGTGGTCCAGGTGGGGGAGGAGGAGGCCCTCCTGGCCCCGGGCATGGCTGTTTTGGCCCCGGCGGGGGAGGTGCACGGGGTCAGGAACGAGTCGGCAAGCCCCGCCCTGCTCCTGGTGGTCATGGCCCCCAAGCCCTAGCCACAGATTTTTCGCGCAGAGGCCCTAGGCTGGAGGCGATGGTGCGGGCTCCTCCCTCGGACCTCGCCTTCCTGGCGGAACTCCTCGCCCGCTACCCGGTGCGGCTCGTCTACCGGGGTGAGGTTCTGCCCCAGGGGCCCGTGCAGGGGGAGAAGCTTTTGCAGGAGGGGGAGCTGGCCCTTTATTGGGAGGGTCCCAAGCCCCCAAGCCGGGGGGTGCGGGAGGCCTTGGCCCTCCTTTTGCGGGCCTTCCGGGAGCTCCTCGCCCTGCGGGAGCGGGAACTTGCCCTCCTCCAGGCCCAGGACGAGACGGCGAGGCTTCTTCGCCTCCTCCTTCACGAGATCAAAAACCCCCTCATGAGCATCCTGGGCGCCATGGAGCTCCTGGGGGTGGAGGGTCTGCCCGAGGAGGCTAGGGAACTTCTCCAGATCGCCAAGAGGAGCGCCAGGCGCATCCAAGAGCTTCTGCAAAAGGCCCAGGACTACCTGAGGCTGGGCCAGGGGGTCCGCCTCGAGGTGGAGCGGGTGGACCTGAAGGCCCTCCTCCAGGAGGCGGTGGAGGAGGTGCGCCCCTTGGCCCGCAGGAAGCGGATCGCCCTCCGCCTTACCCTGCCCCGGGGGGAGGCCTGGGCCTATGGGGACCGGGACTGGCTTTACCAGGCGGTGCTCAACGTCCTTTCCAACGCCGTCAAGTACACCCCGGAGGGGGGGCAGGTGGCCGTGCGCCTCCTCCAGAGCCGGGATCGCTACGGCATCGCTGTGGCCGACACCGGCCCCGGCATCCCCAAGGAGGAGCAGGAAAAGGTCTTTGAGCCCTTCTACCGGGCCTCCACCCGGGGGGAAGTGGAGGGCACAGGGCTGGGACTGGCTCTGGTGAAGCGGGTCCTCGAGGCCCACGGGGGCGAGGCACGCCTGAGGAGCCGCCTGGGCAGGGGAAGCCTTTTCCTCCTCCTTCTCCCCAGGCCCAGGCCCGGCCAGAGGGCCCCGGTGGGGCGGCTTCTCCTCCTCCTTCTCGCCCTCATCGCCCTGGCCCGGCTTCCCCTCTACCCGGCCCCCCTGGGCTCCAAGGCCTTCGGGGAGGTGCCCGCGGGGGAGGTGGTGCGCCTAAAGGGGTTGGAGCTGGCCTTTAGCCCCGAGGCCCGGGGGGAGGCCCGGAGGTGGCGGAGCCTCTGGGGTGGTGGAGAGCGGGTGCGGGTGGCCCTGGAGGCGGGCAGCGTGGAGGCGGTGCGGGAGGCGGCCATCCCCCTCACCCTCTCCACCCCGGAAGGGGAGGTCCGGCCCACGGGCACCCACCTGCGCCTTTCCCGGGAGGAAGGGGGGCGGGTTTCCCTCTACCGGGGCCGGCTGGCCCTGGGTGCCGAAGGGCTTCCCGCTGGGGAGGGGGTGGTCTTGGGCACGGGGGAGCGGCGGAAGCTCCTCTCTGCGCCCCTGGTGCGGGCGGCCTATGGCCCCTCGGGGGAGGTGGTCTTCCGCCTCCTGGGCCCCGAGGGTAACCGGGGCTTTCGTGTGGAGGTGCGAAGCGGGGAGGCGGTGGTCCTTTCCGCCAAGGTGGCTGAGGCTTTGTTCACGTACGCTCCCCAGGCGGACCGGGTGAGCCAGGTGCGGGCCTTCGCCCTGGACGAGCTAGGCCTCGAGGGCTTCCCCTCGGAACCCCTTTCCTTTCGGGAGCGGAGGAGCTTTTACGAGGGGAAAGGGCGCCTCCCGGGGGACCCCCAAGGGGCCGAGGCCCATCTGAGGCGGGCGGTTGCCGCCTTCCCCGATGACGCCGAGGCCCTAGGGGAACTGGCCTTCGCCCTCTACCTCCAAGGCCGTCACGCCGAGGCCAAGCCCCTTTACGAGAGGGCCCTAGCCCTTCTGGACAGCCCCGACATCCGGGTACGCTATGGCCGCCTCCTCCACCACATGGGGCGCTACGGGGAGGCGGAGGCGAGCTACCGCCAGGTCCTCTCCCAGGACCCCGGGAACCTGGACGCCCGCTGGGGCCTGGCGGAGGTGGCGCTGGCCTTGGGCCGGGCCAAGGAGGCGGAGCTTCTCGCCCGCCAAGTCCTCCTGGTGAGGCCCGACTACCCCTTGGGCCGCTTCACCCTGGCCAAGGCCCTCCTGGAGCAGGGGAAGGGGGAGGAGGCCCGGAGGCTCCTGCAGGAGGAGCTCAGGGCCAACCCGGACCCCGAGGTGGGGCGCCTTTTGCGGGAGCTGGGAGAGTAGCTTTCACGGGGTTTTGACATCCCCTTCTTACCTTGTAGTTGGGAGTAGTTCGGAGGTTGCATGAGGGTTCTTTTGGTGGAAGACGACCCTTTGGTAGCCCGGGTGCTTGAGATGGTCCTCTCCCGGGCGGGCCATGAGGTCCACCTGGCCAAGGGCCTCCCCGCGGCCAAGGAGAGGCTCGCCGAGGCCTGGGAGGCCATCATTTTGGACCTGAACCTGCCCGGGGGGTTCGGCCTGGACCTCCTCCGCCACCTGCGCCAGGACCTGGGCAAGGCGATCCCGGTGATCGTTCTCTCCGGCCTGAAGCAGGAGAGGACGGTTTTGGAAGCCATGCGCCTGGGGGCCCAGGACTACCTCACCAAGCCCTTCAGCCCGGGCGAGCTGGTCCTCAGACTGGAGCGGCATGTGGCGAAAAGGTGAGCGGCTCTACGCCCTCCTCGTCTTCCTGGTGGTGGCCCTCGAGGCCCTGGCCCTGGGCGGGCTCCTTTGGGTTTTTTCGGGGCGCCTCCTGGGTGCCTTTGACTACCCCTTGGCTAGGCTCTACCTCCTGCGGGGGCTTCTCCTCACCGCCCTGGCCCTCCTGGTCCTAGGGGCATACATCCTCCTTTACCACGTCTACACCTACTGGAAAGAGGTCCGGGATAGGGCCCTTTACGAGCGGTACCTCTCCACCTTTACCGAGGCCCTCTTCTCCGGGGGTAAACCCCCGCCCCCTCCTTGGCCGGAGCCCGCTCTGGAGGCCCTCTTGCACCTAAGGGAGATGCTAAAAGGGGAGATGGGAGAGAGAGTGTCCGGTTGGCTCCGGCAGGCCCGTCCGCCCTGGGTGTTTCGCCTCCAGGCCCGTTGGACCTCCCGCCCCGAGCGCCTCGAGGCCCTGGAGGCCCTGGGGCTCGCCCGACTTCCCGAGACCCTTTGGGCTATCCTTCCCTATCTGGAGCAGCGGGACCCCGTCCTCCGGCTGGCGGCGGCCCGGGCCGGGGCCCGGGTGGCCCAGGGAGAGGGGGTCCTTCACCTGGGTAAGGCCCTCTTGAGGGCGGGGCTCCCCCGGGGGGCCCTTCTGGAGGCCCTGCTCCTCCTGGAGGACCGGGGGGAGCCCGTGGCGGCCCTTTTTCTGGAAAAGGGGGGAAGGGAGGAGGTCTGGGCGGCCCTGGAGGCCACGGGCCGCCTCCATCTCCACGCCTTGGCGGAGAGGGTTCTCCCCTTCCTGGAGGCCGAGGACCCCGAGGTGCAGGCGGCCGCCCTCAGGGCCCTAGCCCGCCTGGGCTATCCCCTTGTGGGCCACGAGGGGGTGGTCTTGGGGCTTCTGACGGGTGGGGAAGAGTTCCTGAGGGTCCATGCGGCCCGCCTCGCGCCCCTTCTCCCCCAAAACCTTGCCAGAAGGGCCCTCTGGGAGGCCCTCGAGGACCCTTCCTTCTACGTGCGCCGGGCGGCGGCGGAGGCCTTGGCTACCCTGGACCTGGAACTCCTCAGGAAGGCAGCCGAGGCCCATTCCGACCCTTACGGCCGGGCCATGGCCGCCCAGGTGCTTCAGGAGGCAGCATGGAGTTCCTAGCCCCC
The genomic region above belongs to Thermus sediminis and contains:
- the rpe gene encoding ribulose-phosphate 3-epimerase → MRFAPSILTADLSRLKEAIEEAEAAGVDWIHLDVMDGIFVPNLTFGPILVEAVRRVTALPLDVHLMIVNPERYLEDFAQAGADIITVHFEATPHAHRAVQRVKELGKKAGLAINPATPLAAFEALLPELDLALLMSVNPGFGGQRYIPQSTERLRRLKAMRDALNPGCLLEVDGGINRSTVGEVYLAGADVAVAGSALFNDRPVGENLRELKAALYAFGGG
- a CDS encoding cupin domain-containing protein, with the protein product MEIRDLKKLARFSEEKLLKIPVFDSERMFFDLYALLPGQAQKAHAHRGSDKVYCVLEGEVVVQVGEEEALLAPGMAVLAPAGEVHGVRNESASPALLLVVMAPKP
- a CDS encoding ATP-binding protein — protein: MVRAPPSDLAFLAELLARYPVRLVYRGEVLPQGPVQGEKLLQEGELALYWEGPKPPSRGVREALALLLRAFRELLALRERELALLQAQDETARLLRLLLHEIKNPLMSILGAMELLGVEGLPEEARELLQIAKRSARRIQELLQKAQDYLRLGQGVRLEVERVDLKALLQEAVEEVRPLARRKRIALRLTLPRGEAWAYGDRDWLYQAVLNVLSNAVKYTPEGGQVAVRLLQSRDRYGIAVADTGPGIPKEEQEKVFEPFYRASTRGEVEGTGLGLALVKRVLEAHGGEARLRSRLGRGSLFLLLLPRPRPGQRAPVGRLLLLLLALIALARLPLYPAPLGSKAFGEVPAGEVVRLKGLELAFSPEARGEARRWRSLWGGGERVRVALEAGSVEAVREAAIPLTLSTPEGEVRPTGTHLRLSREEGGRVSLYRGRLALGAEGLPAGEGVVLGTGERRKLLSAPLVRAAYGPSGEVVFRLLGPEGNRGFRVEVRSGEAVVLSAKVAEALFTYAPQADRVSQVRAFALDELGLEGFPSEPLSFRERRSFYEGKGRLPGDPQGAEAHLRRAVAAFPDDAEALGELAFALYLQGRHAEAKPLYERALALLDSPDIRVRYGRLLHHMGRYGEAEASYRQVLSQDPGNLDARWGLAEVALALGRAKEAELLARQVLLVRPDYPLGRFTLAKALLEQGKGEEARRLLQEELRANPDPEVGRLLRELGE
- a CDS encoding response regulator transcription factor, with product MRVLLVEDDPLVARVLEMVLSRAGHEVHLAKGLPAAKERLAEAWEAIILDLNLPGGFGLDLLRHLRQDLGKAIPVIVLSGLKQERTVLEAMRLGAQDYLTKPFSPGELVLRLERHVAKR
- a CDS encoding HEAT repeat domain-containing protein, with product MWRKGERLYALLVFLVVALEALALGGLLWVFSGRLLGAFDYPLARLYLLRGLLLTALALLVLGAYILLYHVYTYWKEVRDRALYERYLSTFTEALFSGGKPPPPPWPEPALEALLHLREMLKGEMGERVSGWLRQARPPWVFRLQARWTSRPERLEALEALGLARLPETLWAILPYLEQRDPVLRLAAARAGARVAQGEGVLHLGKALLRAGLPRGALLEALLLLEDRGEPVAALFLEKGGREEVWAALEATGRLHLHALAERVLPFLEAEDPEVQAAALRALARLGYPLVGHEGVVLGLLTGGEEFLRVHAARLAPLLPQNLARRALWEALEDPSFYVRRAAAEALATLDLELLRKAAEAHSDPYGRAMAAQVLQEAAWSS